One window of Silurus meridionalis isolate SWU-2019-XX chromosome 9, ASM1480568v1, whole genome shotgun sequence genomic DNA carries:
- the LOC124390926 gene encoding zinc finger protein 319, translating to MYSGRMTEAWQQQHAVAPPPVAHPLLQGAENPLGSAVYGIVLPADPALQQSQHGQHGQQHPVPAQQPSLQVGSEGGHKCGACGHDISHLANPHEHQCMVSQDRSFQCTQCMKIFSQATDLLEHQCVQVEQKPFVCGVCKMGFSLLTSLAQHHNEHSNGNNPMKCSICEKTYRPDSSSSNPQQPSTGETSSSGAAMGSSSSTAFQNSDRPYKCSVCSKAFRHLSELSRHERVHTGEKPYKCNTCEKSFSQASHLAHHQRTHSADRPYKCAVCDKTFKHRQHLVRHMYAHSGEHLFKCNLCELHFKESSELLHHQCQPAGERPFRCATCGKTFKRPSDLRQHERTHSEERPFQCEECQMSFKQQYALVRHRRTHKNPAERPFKCNQCDKGFLQPSHLLYHQHVHGIENLFKCAACQKGFRQSGELLRHKCGESGSGSNAPEKPYKCDVCGKGYKKSSTLQRHQNSHCTEKPLKCSLCGRRFQSSSDFVQHHCDPAREKPMKCSDCERRFKYSSELQRHRRVHTGEKPFKCPTCDKGFKQREHLAKHGIVHSREAQFKCVWCGECFGELGALQEHTVQHTAEGGGYPVAPCIQ from the coding sequence ATGTACAGCGGAAGGATGACCGAGGCATGGCAGCAGCAGCATGCAGTGGCTCCACCTCCTGTTGCACATCCACTTCTTCAAGGGGCTGAAAACCCTCTCGGTAGCGCCGTGTATGGGATCGTCCTTCCCGCAGATCCTGCTTTACAGCAGTCGCAGCATGGCCAGCACGGCCAGCAGCATCCAGTGCCAGCTCAACAGCCGTCCCTGCAAGTAGGGAGTGAGGGTGGTCACAAGTGTGGGGCGTGTGGCCATGATATATCTCACCTGGCAAACCCACATGAGCACCAGTGCATGGTGAGCCAGGACCGCTCTTTTCAGTGCACCCAGTGCATGAAGATCTTTAGTCAGGCCACTGATTTACTGGAGCATCAATGTGTCCAGGTAGAGCAAAAACCATTTGTCTGTGGTGTGTGCAAAATGGGATTCTCCCTTCTCACTTCTTTGGCACAACATCACAATGAGCATTCGAATGGCAACAACCCTATGAAGTGTTCCATCTGTGAGAAAACCTACAGGCCAGATTCTTCCTCCTCAAATCCCCAGCAGCCATCAACAGGCGAGACCTCCAGCAGTGGTGCAGCAATGGGATCCTCTTCGTCCACTGCTTTTCAAAACTCCGATAGGCCCTACAAGTGTTCGGTATGCTCGAAGGCTTTTCGGCACCTCTCTGAGCTCTCTCGGCATGAGCGAGTGCACACGGGTGAGAAGCCATACAAATGCAACACGTGTGAGAAGAGCTTCAGTCAGGCATCTCACCTAGCACACCATCAGCGCACACATAGTGCTGATCGCCCTTACAAATGCGCTGTCTGCGATAAGACCTTCAAGCACCGGCAGCACCTTGTGCGCCACATGTACGCTCACTCCGGAGAGCACCTGTTCAAGTGCAACTTGTGTGAACTGCACTTCAAAGAATCGTCTGAGCTGCTGCACCACCAGTGCCAGCCTGCTGGTGAACGGCCCTTTCGTTGTGCAACATGTGGAAAGACCTTTAAACGGCCATCAGACCTCCGACAGCATGAGCGCACCCACTCAGAAGAAAGACCATTTCAATGTGAAGAGTGCCAGATGAGTTTTAAGCAGCAGTATGCCCTTGTACGACACCGTCGCACTCACAAAAACCCTGCAGAGCGTCCTTTCAAGTGTAACCAGTGCGATAAAGGCTTTCTGCAACCCTCCCACCTTCTGTACCACCAGCATGTCCATGGAATTGAGAACCTGTTCAAGTGTGCAGCTTGCCAAAAGGGCTTCAGACAGTCCGGGGAGCTTCTCAGGCACAAGTGTGGAGAATCTGGCTCAGGCTCCAATGCACCAGAGAAACCGTACAAGTGTGACGTGTGCGGCAAGGGCTATAAAAAATCATCCACCCTTCAACGACACCAGAACTCGCACTGCACTGAGAAGCCACTCAAATGCTCCCTGTGTGGTCGACGCTTTCAGTCGTCATCCGATTTCGTCCAGCATCACTGTGATCCTGCCCGTGAGAAACCAATGAAGTGCTCGGACTGTGAGAGGCGCTTTAAATATTCGTCTGAGCTCCAGAGACACCGCCGCGTACATACGGGGGAGAAACCTTTCAAGTGCCCAACCTGCGACAAGGGATTTAAGCAGCGAGAGCACTTGGCCAAACACGGCATCGTCCACTCACGGGAAGCACAGTTTAAGTGCGTATGGTGTGGAGAATGCTTTGGGGAGCTAGGGGCTCTTCAGGAGCACACGGTCCAACACACTGCAGAAGGGGGGGGCTATCCAGTAGCCCCATGCATACAGTAG